In a single window of the Notamacropus eugenii isolate mMacEug1 chromosome 4, mMacEug1.pri_v2, whole genome shotgun sequence genome:
- the THEM6 gene encoding LOW QUALITY PROTEIN: protein THEM6 (The sequence of the model RefSeq protein was modified relative to this genomic sequence to represent the inferred CDS: inserted 3 bases in 2 codons), with protein sequence MRLGASDPRAPRGKSESRPRWTRRRNEPRLGGXGGDSERKGGATLRGPPSPEFSPLARLPRVVSPMRRIRSASPSXSPGLSPGPQAAGGPWQPARARSLAVRPSPPAAAGMLWLLVALGLLAAYFSLLDGWYLVRVPLAVLRAQLLQPPVRDLLAEQSYAGRVLPSDLDLLLHMNNARYLREADVARAAHLARCGVLGALRALGAHAVLAASCARYRRSLRLLEPFEVRTRLLGWDGRAFYLESRFVSGRDGFVCALLLFRQHVLGTTPDQVVQYLCKRRVESPELPEDLQHWINYNEASSQKLRAESGLSSTKDQ encoded by the exons ATGCGACTCGGGGCCAGTGACCCCAGAGCTCCAAGGGGGAAAAGCGAAAGCCGGCCCCGCTGGACCCGGAGGCGGAACGAACCAAGACTGGGAG GCGGGGGGGATAGCGAGAGGAAGGGCGGAGCCACGTTGCGGGGGCCGCCCAGCCCAGAGTTTTCCCCCCTCGCCCGGCTTCCGCGAGTGGTTTCTCCCATGCGCCGCATTCGCTCAGCGTCTCCGTC GTCTCCCGGTCTGTCTCCCGGTCCCCAGGCCGCGGGGGGGCCCTGGCAGCCGGCGCGCGCTCGCTCTCTCGCCGTCCGTCCGTCCCCGCCCGCCGCCGCCGGGATGCTGTGGCTGCTGGTGGCGCTGGGGCTGCTGGCCGCCTACTTCTCCCTGCTGGACGGCTGGTACCTGGTGCGCGTGCCGCTGGCGGTGCTGCGCGCCCAGCTGCTGCAGCCGCCCGTGCGCGACCTGCTGGCGGAGCAGAGCTACGCGGGCCGCGTGCTGCCCTCCGACCTGGACCTGCTGCTGCACATGAATAACGCGCGCTACCTGCGCGAGGCCGACGTGGCGCGCGCCGCGCACCTGGCGCGCTGCGGGGTGCTCGGGGCCCTGCGCGCGCTCGGCGCGCACGCGGTGCTGGCCGCCTCGTGCGCGCGCTACCGCCGCTCGCTGCGCCTGCTGGAGCCCTTCGAGGTGCGCACCCGCCTGCTGGGCTGGGACGGCCGCGCCTTCTACCTGGAGTCGCGCTTCGTCAGCGGCCGCGACGGCTTCGTGTGCGCGCTGCTGCTCTTCCGCCAGCACGTGCTGGGCACCACGCCCGACCAGGTGGTGCAGTACCTGTGCAAGAGGCGG GTGGAGTCTCCTGAGCTGCCTGAGGATCTTCAGCACTGGATTAACTACAACGAAGCCAGCAGCCAGAAACTCCGAGCAGAATCTGGCCTCAGCAGCACCAAGGATCAGTAA